The Macaca nemestrina isolate mMacNem1 chromosome 8, mMacNem.hap1, whole genome shotgun sequence genome contains the following window.
CCACGTTCTACCCtcccccccacccaaaaaaagtGGGGCAACTGCGCCAGTACAAGACAGTCATCAGCCTGAGGGCCTGTGCACACACGGGTGTGCTGGAGACACTGACATGGACAGGGGTGGCTGTACTAGCATTCACTTGCGTGCTCGTTCTCTGACACGCACAGTGAGATGTGTTCTTCTACATTGCTTCCTCTCAGTGCCCTCTCACAGTGCATGTTTTCAGATATTCAAATAAGGCTCCGAGTTTCAGGGAGGGCAATGATGTcctgggtcacacagcaagcCCCTGGGACACAAGTGTGACCTCAGAACATGTGCTGTGACACCTTGCTTCTGTGCCTGGCACTGATATGTGCTCCATGAATGCCAACCGCACCAGTAGTGATGGTGTGTACCTGCTAGCCCAGCCTGCCTCTCTGAAGAAGGGGATAGGGCTGGGCCCTTTGGTCCTGGGTGGCTGGGTTAAGTTCTAAGATAAGGATCTAATGTGAAGTTGGAATTCTAGGCACTCCTGGACCTCCTCCAACATGAGCTAATGCATTTCCTTATTGTTGAAGCCAGTGTGAGCCATTGATCCTTAAGGGGAAATAGTTGAGGTAAATTATTTTAACCTACTAAGTCTAGCAGTGCTCGCAGAGCCTTTCTTGTGCCGCTTCCTCATTCACAGGGACCTGTGAACTCAAACTGCAGACTGCACCCCGGGTGTGAGGGACGCACGCTTTATTGAACAGGTTAAGGTCAAACATTTCAGCAAATTAACATACATTTTATGTGaagttggatttttttcttttttttgagacggagtctcactctgttgcccaggctgaagcgcagtggcacgatctcagctcactgcaagctctgcctcctgggttgacgccattctcctgcctcagcctcccaagtagctgggaccacaggtgcccgccaccacacccagctaaattttagtagagacggggtttcactgtgttagccaggatggtctttatctcctgacctcgtgatccacccacctcggcctcccaaagtgctgggatgacaggcatgaaccaccgcgcccggccttatgttGGATTTTTTTTGAGAGTAATTCTGAATCTTTACCAACATTCTACGTGTTTGTCAGTATAAATGATCCCATATAAAATAAGTTAAGGCTGTAGGTTtattcacatatatacacatttatacataAGTGGTCTATCCCGTGTGAATTTTTTGATGCTGGGTAAGCCGTGAGCTCCgattaaaagctttgccacagtCATTGCATTTATAAGGCTTCTCCCCAGTGTGAATTCTCTGGTGTATAATTAGGTGTGAACGCCAcctaaatattttctcacagtcttcacactgatgcagtttctttatagtATTAACCTTTTTACGGCTCACAAAGGTGGACCCTTCCAGGGCATTCCCATATTCGTAAAACCACTGGGCCCTAGTGTGTATTCTCTGGTGTTCAATAAGATACGAGCTCCGgctgaaggcttttccacattcactgcactcATAGGGCTTCACTCCTGCATGAATTATCTGGTGCTGGAAAAGGGTTGAGTTTtgactgaaggctttcccacattcgtTACATTTATAGGGCCTCTCTCCAGTGTGAACCCTTTGATGTATTGTAAGCTGTGTGCTCATGCTGAAGGCTTTTCCACACTGGAGGCATTCATAGGGCTTCTCTCCTTTATGGATTCTCTGATGGTAAATAAGGCTAGAACTCTGACTGAAGGCTTTTCCACAGTCATTACAcacatagggtttctctccagtgtggattCGCTGATGCTGAATAAGGTGTGAACCCTGAACAAAGCCTTTGCCACACTCATCACATTTAAAtggtttttctccagtgtgagttctctgatggcGAATAAGTCGTGAACTACAACCAAAGGCTTTTGTACACTTGTTGCATTtataaggcttctctccagtgtgaatcaGCTGATGCTGACTCAGGCGAGAGATCCACCTAAAAGCTTTCCCACACTCATCACACTTAAATGGTTTCTCTACAGCGTGAATTCTCTGATGTGCAACAAGGCTTGGACTGTCTGAGGCTCTTAGAATTTGAGCTTTCTCCCCAGTGTGCATCCTTTGATGCTGGGCTAGGGTAGAGCTCTGGCTGAAGGCCTTCCCACACTCCTTGCAAGGGTAGGGCCTCTCCCCAGTGTGAGTTCTCTGGTGTCTAACCAGCTGCGACTGCTGGctgaaggctttgccacattcacAACAACCATAGGGCCTCTCTCCTGTGTGGATTCTCTGATGGTGGATGAGGCTTGAGCTCTGACcaaaggcttttccacattcctCACATCTGTagggcttctccccagtgtgaATTCTTTGATGCTGAATAAGTTTTGAGCTCAGGCGGAAGGCTTTTCCACACTCAGTGCATTTAAAGGGTTTCTCTCCCGTGTGGATTCTCTGATGCTGATTAAGCTGCGAGCAGAGCCTGAAGACTTTCCCACACTCTGCACATTCGTACGGCTTCTCTCCATGACAGTTATTTGGATGTTTCCCCTGCAAGCAGTCAGATAACTTTTTTTGGCATTCCTGACATCTGCTAATTTTCTGTGTATTAATTTCCCAATGCAGAGCAATGTCTGAAGTGGCTCTGAAGCCTTTCCCACACCCCTCGCATCTCTGGGACGTCCCTTCTGcactctctctctgactttcagGAGGCTGACAATCCAGGATGCTGCTTCCCAGCTCCTTACATCCCTGGGCAGCATCCTTGATGAAGGTCTTTGGAACCACAGTCTCCTCATTCAAACAGTTATTCTGAAAGGTAGAGCCTGTCATTCTCAGCCCACGACTGCCCAAATGACTGTCTAACCAGACCTCAGAATCAGAAACGTCTCCAAAGCCAGGATTCTGAGGAAAGTCCTGTGGGGAGATTCTGATGACTGTCCCATAGGATTCCGATTTTAGGATGTCCATGTCCTCACAGGACTGCTCATTTTCAGTCCTAATCGTAGAATCTGAAATAAACACGAACAAAGACGTTCCTTAGGCCTTGTGCTCAGAGAAATGACAAGACTACAAATGCGGGGGCCGGGAATCAAGGCTCCCAGGACGGCTGCACTGAGCCCTGTGAGGCCCCAGGTGGAAGCATGCAAGAGAAGGTGGAGCCTTTGGCAGTTCTCAGATCTGGTTTCATGCTTTTTACTTTGTTCACTCATTCAATAGCAATGAAGTGTTCGTTATGCACAGGGCAGAGTGCTGAGAGCAACACGGCCTACAGCGGGGCTGGGATCTGTGAGCAGAGAGATCCATCCTACAGGGCACTGGTGTGGGGCAAAGTCCATGCAGAGGCAAAGAATACAAAGCAAGACCGGAAGGGTGGGTAGCTACCATGGGCTGTGGGGTCAGGGGCTCCAGCATCCTAGCTGGTGAGGAAACAGTACAGGGTCTGAGTTCTGAATGGAGGGCATGGATTCTGACAAGGAAAATGGGGCTGGAAGAACTGCCAAGGGACTTAACTTGGTGAGCTCAGAAAAGCACTGGGCACATAGGCCGTTCATGGCTACTCCCTGGGGTGGGCTTCTCTGAGCAGGACCCAGCCCCCTCAGCTGCCTCCTGGCTGCTGCTGCCAACTCACACCTGGCCACCTCCCCTGCTTCTCTCTGGGCTGTGCGTGGCCACCCCCAAGACCACACTGACTTCTTCCCTGGGGCTCCAACTTTCTGGAGGCCCCCAGGAGGTCTTCCAGACATCTGCGCCCTTTCTGGACTCTCCAAGTAAGCACAGGCTTCTGTCCTACTCTGTAACCCTAGAGggctcctctgctgaggtcagaCATCTCCTTGATGTCTGTGATCACAACCATGACAGGACACAACCACAGCACATGGCTATGGTCATGACAACCACGGTCCCCACCACGACACAATCACGTTCACACCCACGACCACGTGGCCACAGCTATAACCAGCCCAAGTCTACCCCACATGAATGCACAGCCCAGTTACAGGGCTTCAAGCTTCGGTTCCTGCCCACTCCTAACCATCAGTGGTGAGTCTCCGGCTTCCAGGGACCTCTAAAGGTCTTCCAGTCAGTCCTGGAGAGTCAGAGTAGGCAGCCGTTTCAGCTTCACTGTGCAGCAGGAACGCTCAAGGGCTGTGAGGACAGGAGGCATCTCCAGGCCTGGTCCTCATGTGCTTCTTTCCCTGCACAACCACACCACCTCAGAATGCCTGCTCCTTCAACAGGGCTCGCTTGGCACTCCTCCCAAGCCTTCCCCTGCTGTAAAGATAAGAGAGCAGggtggccaggcatgatggctcacgcctgtagtcccagctacttgagaggctgaggaacaagaatcacttgaacctgggaggcagacgttgcagtgagccaagatcatgccactgcactccagcctgggcaacagagactccatctcaaaaaaaaataaagcagtggCAGAGAGCAGGGCCAGGCTGACAGCAAGGCTTTGTTGAGGGGTGCCAGGAACCACCAGGGGGCACAGTGGTGGTCAAGAGCATCAGGGTGCACAGCTGGGACATGGCCCCTCACCCACTGCTCTGGGCCAATATCCTTCAGTATCTGATGCTGACTGTACCAGCTGGAGACAAGTAACATATCTGGGCATTTCCGCCTTATTCTGGTTTTGCGCTGCTGCTTGTTTTATCTAAGAGGCCACATCCTTGCCCTGGACTCTCAGATCCGTGAGCAAGTGCTGGGTGCATCAACAGCAGCTCTCAACTACTGTGGGATTATATTTTTGGTTGATGCTTTATCACAGTAAGGACCACCTGCTACATGTAATCACTGAACTAATTCTGCCAACTGTAGCTGGCTTTTCTGCCACAGCACCCTCTTTAAACGCTCCTGTCCatgttggaaatattttcatGGGCGGCTGGATTTTAACAGGGCCACCTTATAGCTGAACCTCCTTCTCAGGGAGGCTGAGCAGAAAGGATAACATGGGAGCAGCCCGCAGAGCCCGTGAGGCCAGGGTTCCTGACCACTGTTCCCATATGCAGCCTTCCTGGGAGGCTCAAAGGCCCTAGGGTGCAAAGAGGCTCAGAAACCCTCCTTGTCCTTTGAAGCTGCCTAGGATCATATGAATGGAAGGAAGATCACAGCctgtactttacttttttttttttttagatgggagtctcgctctgtcacccaggctggagtgcagtggcgcaatctcagctcactgcaaactccgcctcccgggctcacgccattctcctgcctcagcctcccaagtagctgggactacaggcgcctgccaccatgcccggcttattttttgtatttttagtagagatggggtttcaccgtgttagccaggatggtctcgatctcctgacctcatgatctgcccacctcggcctcccaaagtgctgggatgacaggcgtgagccaccacgcccagccccacaGGCCCTGCTTTTCACAACTTTGGACTGTCCAACTTGCTTCCCGAGGCCCCTCCAAGCCGATGGCCTCTGTGGGGCCTGGTCCTGCCATGTGCAGGAGTGACTGTGGCAACCCAGCAGCAactgaaggggaggggaggggcttcCTTTCTGCAGTTGAGATGCACGCAGACCCATCTCCCTTGTCATGCTGGGCCGCACACCAGCAAAGCAGGGAAGCAGAGCACCAGGCGAGGCACCTGCCCAGCAGGAGCTCATGCTGGAGGCAGCGGGTGCCCTGGTTAGGGCTGAGGACCCCAAGACAGACTGAAGTCCTAACTTAaagcacctcagaatgtgaccttgtttggaaacacggtcattgcagatgtaattagtcaCCATGAGGTCACTGGTGGCCCCTAACccaacatgactggtgtccttctaaGGAGATGGCCACATGATCGCAGACACGCAGGGAGAGGCAGCCGTGTGAAGGAGTCAGAGATCAGAGTGAGGGATGcgtccacaagccaaggaacccAAGGATTGCCAGAAAACCACCAGCTGCCCGGAGAGGCAGGACGGGATCTTTCCTAAAGCTTTCacagggagcacagccctgctgacccCTCGACttcagatttccagcctccacGGCTGTGAgacaacaaatttctgttgttttaagcttccTAGTTTGTGGTTcattgttacagcagccacaggaaagtAATGCACTACTGGAGCCTGAGAAGGTCTGAAGGGAGCTGCCTCAGGGAATATGCTTACCTGAGGAGAAGTTACTGAAGGCCAAACCTAACCCTTCACTTGGATCCATAGGTTTGTATCTTTGCTTAACAAAAgtatagggccgggcgcagtggctcacgcctgtaatcccagcactttgggaggccgaggcgggcggatcacaaggtcaggagatcgagaccacggtgaaaccccgtctctactaaaaatacaaaaaattagccgggcgcacttgtgggcgcctgtagtcccagctacttgggaggctgaggcaggagaatggcgtgaacccgggaggcggagcttgcagtgagccgagatcgcgccactgcactccagcctgggcgacagagcgagactccgtctcaaaaaaaaaaaaaaaaaaaaaagtatgagtaaaattagaaatagaacaaAATGTAACATGATTTCAAAAACAAGCTCTGTTTTTGTGGAAACGCAGGGGTTTCTGTGTCTTGGCTCTTCTTCAGTTTGGCCTCTCCCAAGGCAGCCCCACAACGGGTCTATGCTCCCTTCTATGTGCCGGATGCTGCTTCCCCAGTGGCATTCCCAGGGATCCCAGCGTAGCCCCTGTGACTCACCCACAGCTGCCCAGTTGTGAGGCCCCTCCTGCGGTTTCTCCTTACCCCAGGGCTTCTCTGTGACGGGGTCTAAGTCTTACCTGTCTTGGAGGTCCTTGGTGCCTCTGTCCCCTCTGCTCCCTGCAGGTCAAGGACCCACGGCTCCTCTCCCTGCTCCAGCCGGGAGATCAGCTCAGGCTTGAAAACTAGGAATCCTGCTGTGTGTGTGGCAGAGAAGACAGTGTCAGCATGACAGGGAGCGTGCAGCACAGGGTTAAGCCTTCCCCGGTTTCCAAATGTAAAGGGGCAGGGGGGCTACAAGGCACAGGCAGAGCCCCTGCAGGGAGAGAGAAGTGTCAAGGGTGGTGAGAATCTGGGGACACAGAAGCCCTTTCTGTCCAGATCTGTCCAGCTCCTGTGGCTAGACAGCAAGGGATACCTGACTCCCACAATCTCCAGGTGACCCTGTCACCAGTCTGCAAAGGACAGTCCGCCTCTACCCCTGGAACTTGGGAGAGAGAAGAAGCCCAAGCTTCACTCAGCAGAGCCGGGCCTGTCCCTCGGTTAGAGAGCAGAGATGCTCCAAGAGGCCAGGTGGTTACAAAATAAGATGACAAACAATGACAAATGGACACAAACGAGCAAATTTTGCATCAGAAAGCTCCAAGGTCCAATCTTCAGCCAGTGGCCTTCCAGCCTCAAGTCCCTGCACAAAGGATGCCTCAGGGCCTGCCTCCCTCTCCGTAGACTGGGTGGCAGAGACCTGTGGGGGCCCACCTGGCACCCTGCCTTCTTGGGGCCACCTGCCCCCGTACCCTCTTTGTGCCGGTCAGTACAGAGATGAGCAGTTGATCCATGGGCCAGCCAAGGCCTCTGGTTGGAAGCTTCCTTCAGGGTTCTCCCAACTGGAAGGAAAGAGGCAGGCAGAGATTCCAAAGGCCTATAGCCAATAAGCTCAAGCCCCCAGATGCAGGCAGGACTCCGCACTCAACAGAAAATGCATATTCTCTCCAAGTACATGTGGAACAAAGAAACACCCTTGGGTCAAGCCACACACTGAGTCACAGACACAGCAAACAACAATACCACAGAACATGCACCCAGGCAAATGCAGTGCAGTATGAAATTGATTACAAAACGTTGCTTAGATGCAATTAGCTACTTAGAAACTAAATAATAAATTACTAAGTGGCAACCATATTTATGATGAGTCAGAATTTATAGGAAGCAGCCCAAGCAGCATGTAAAGATAAAATGTgatgtagagacatggttttgctctgtcacacaggctggagtgcagtagcaccatcacagctcactatagcctagACCAGTCCTCCcgcctactgagtagctaggactacaggtgcgtgacaccacacccagctaatttttaaattctttgtagacatgtggtctcgctatgttgcccaggctagcctcaaactcctcagctcaaacaatccttctgcctcagcctcctaagtagctgagattataggcatatgccactatgcccagaaaaattttatacttttagatACATTTACTAGaaatgagtattttaaaacacaaatgagGTAAACAATACGTTCAAGAAGTTGagaatggccaggtgtggtggctcacacctgtaattccagcactttggcaggccaaggcggatggatcacctgaaggtcaggagttcgagaccagcctggccaacatggtgggaggatcactggaacccagggagtccaggctgcagtaagccactgtgctccagcctgggcaacagagcgaaactctgtctcaaaaaattaaaaaagcaaaacaaacacacaccacacacatcaaaCTCACataaataaagaggaagaaaataataaatctagGGCAGGATTCAGAGAGATAGAGAACAAAGACCTATAAAAACATCCTCCAACCCAACCCCCTGAAAAACGCAAAGCCAAAAGCCAGTTCTTTGAAAACATGAATATGACAGTCTCATGACAAAACCAGTCAAGGTGAACATAGTGAGAAGatgctaccaaaacagagagaataagagaaacaattacaaatataacagagtaaaaacaaaaggaaatgccaggcaaggtggctcttgcctataatcccagcattttggaaggctgaggcaggactgcttcaggccagaagtttaagactagcctgggcaacatgacagaccccaactctacaaagaaagaaaaaacatctgggcatggtggcgcacacctgtagtctcagctactagggaaactcaagtggaaggatcacttgagcccaggagttcaaggctgcagtgagctatgatcacaccactgtactctaggctgggcaacagagcaagaccccaactcttaaaaaaaaaaagaaaaaggaaatataaatgcataaatgCTAATCCAAGACTTTCCTTCCCCAAAAGCCCAAGGACCAGATGGTTTTACAGATTAGTTCCACCAAGTTCTACTTGTATGCCAAATGCCATTTATCAAACATGTCAAAACTATATAAAGAcaatacacaaaaggaaatatataggctggtcacagtggctcacgcctggcggatcatgaggtcaggagatcgagaccatcctggctaacacagtgaaatcctgtttctactaaaaatacaaaaaaattagccagacacggtggcgggcgcctgtagtcccagctactcgggaggctgaggcagaagaatggcgtgaacccgcgaggcggagcttacagtgagccgagatcgcaccactgcactccagcctgggcaacagggtgagacttcatctgaaaaaaaaaaacaaaaacaaatgaacaaaaaataaccaaacaaaccaaaagcAAGAAGCTGGCCCACAAGAGAGATTCAGGGAAGAGAACAGGGTTCAGAAAcacctcatttcacagatgaaagtGGTGGCTCCACATGTCAACaggaaaagcagattttttttttttttttttgagatagagcctcgctctattgcccagactgaagtgcagtggcgcgatcacggctcactgcaacctcagcctcccaggttcaagcaattctcctctctcagcctcctgagtagctgggattacaggcacgggccaccacacccggctaagttttgtatttttagtagagatgaagtttcaccatgttggcctggctggtctcgaactcctgacctcaggtgatctgcccgcctcagcctacttcaaagtgctgggattacaggcgtgagccactgcgcctggccaaggagACTGTTTAATAGATGATGTTGGGGAAAACAGCTATGTTTggacaaaataaaacacagatttttacATAACCCCAACACAAATGTGGAGCTGGGATACAGATGAGAAATAGAAACTGTAAAATTCACAGGAGGAAATGAAGCCCATCTCAGTGACCTTGGAGGAGGAAagaacttttttttgagaccaagtctcactctgtcacccaggttagagtgcactGGTATGaccttggctcagtgcaacttctgcctcccggatgcaaggaattctcctgcctcagcctcccgagtagccaagATTATAaccgcccgtcaccatgcctggctaatttctgtatttttagtagagacggggtgtcaccatgttggccaggctggtctcaaactctaacctcaggtgatcagcccgcctaggcctcccaaagtgctgggattacaggcgtgagataccgcgcccagccagggaagaacttttgtttttttcttggagacagagtctcgctctgtcacccaggctggagtggagtggcacaatctcagctcactgcaacctctgcctcccaggttcaagcgagtctgctgcctcagcctcccaagcagctgggattacaagcgcacactgccatgcccagctaattttttttgtgcattttagtggagaccgggtttcactgtgttgcccaggctggtcttgaactcctgagttcaggcaatccacccgccttggcctcccaaagcgcttggattacaggcatgagccaccgtgcccagacagaacttttaaataaaacttcaaaGAGACAATCCATAAGGCAAAACCTgagtaattacattaaaatctGACCTAgcaggccgggcgccgtggctcgtgcctgtaatcccagcactttgggaggccgaggcaggcggatcacgaagtcaggagattgagaccgtcctggctaacatggtgaaacgccgtctctactaaaaatacaaaaaaaaaaaaaaaaaaaattagccgggcatggtggcaggcgcctgtagtctcagctactcgggaggctgaggcaggagaatggcgtcaacccaggGGGcagcggagcctgcagtgagccaagatcacgccactgcactccagcctggccagactccatctcaaaacaaaaaatctgaccTAGCAAAGTTAACAAACAcgaaagaagcagaaaagatttttttttttttagacagggtctcactctgttgcctaggctggactgcagtggcacaatcatagttcactccaaccttgacctcctaggctcaggcagttctccctccccaccctccccagtagctgggactacaggcatgcaacaccatgtccagctaaaaAAGTGGTTTATAATACACAAAACTAACCTGGAATTTATCCTGTTTGATAAATTCTGAgatagtcctttttttttctttgacagagtctcgctttgtcgccaagctggagtgcagtggtgcgatctcagctcactgcaagctccgcctccagggttcaagcgagtctcatgcctcagcctcccgagtagctgggattacaggcacacgccaccacacccggctaatttttgtatttttagtagatggggtttcactgtgttggccaagctggtttcgatctcctgaccccgtgatccgcccaccgcaggctcccaaagtgctgggattacagatgtgagccactacgcccggccctAA
Protein-coding sequences here:
- the LOC105464241 gene encoding zinc finger protein 7 isoform X7, which gives rise to MPVTWGFHPQTTVWVRSCRTKTLFPIPTSRGNAWAGRGSGVIGLIEVITSLCMVPSWRQVSRPEHVDAHPPLSLMGFLGCWCMSFQEVVTFGDVAVHFSREEWQCLDPGQRALYREVMLENHSSVAGLGFLVFKPELISRLEQGEEPWVLDLQGAEGTEAPRTSKTDSTIRTENEQSCEDMDILKSESYGTVIRISPQDFPQNPGFGDVSDSEVWLDSHLGSRGLRMTGSTFQNNCLNEETVVPKTFIKDAAQGCKELGSSILDCQPPESQRESAEGTSQRCEGCGKGFRATSDIALHWEINTQKISRCQECQKKLSDCLQGKHPNNCHGEKPYECAECGKVFRLCSQLNQHQRIHTGEKPFKCTECGKAFRLSSKLIQHQRIHTGEKPYRCEECGKAFGQSSSLIHHQRIHTGERPYGCCECGKAFSQQSQLVRHQRTHTGERPYPCKECGKAFSQSSTLAQHQRMHTGEKAQILRASDSPSLVAHQRIHAVEKPFKCDECGKAFRWISRLSQHQLIHTGEKPYKCNKCTKAFGCSSRLIRHQRTHTGEKPFKCDECGKGFVQGSHLIQHQRIHTGEKPYVCNDCGKAFSQSSSLIYHQRIHKGEKPYECLQCGKAFSMSTQLTIHQRVHTGERPYKCNECGKAFSQNSTLFQHQIIHAGVKPYECSECGKAFSRSSYLIEHQRIHTRAQWFYEYGNALEGSTFVSRKKVNTIKKLHQCEDCEKIFRWRSHLIIHQRIHTGEKPYKCNDCGKAFNRSSRLTQHQKIHTG
- the LOC105464241 gene encoding zinc finger protein 7 isoform X16 produces the protein MDILKSESYGTVIRISPQDFPQNPGFGDVSDSEVWLDSHLGSRGLRMTGSTFQNNCLNEETVVPKTFIKDAAQGCKELGSSILDCQPPESQRESAEGTSQRCEGCGKGFRATSDIALHWEINTQKISRCQECQKKLSDCLQGKHPNNCHGEKPYECAECGKVFRLCSQLNQHQRIHTGEKPFKCTECGKAFRLSSKLIQHQRIHTGEKPYRCEECGKAFGQSSSLIHHQRIHTGERPYGCCECGKAFSQQSQLVRHQRTHTGERPYPCKECGKAFSQSSTLAQHQRMHTGEKAQILRASDSPSLVAHQRIHAVEKPFKCDECGKAFRWISRLSQHQLIHTGEKPYKCNKCTKAFGCSSRLIRHQRTHTGEKPFKCDECGKGFVQGSHLIQHQRIHTGEKPYVCNDCGKAFSQSSSLIYHQRIHKGEKPYECLQCGKAFSMSTQLTIHQRVHTGERPYKCNECGKAFSQNSTLFQHQIIHAGVKPYECSECGKAFSRSSYLIEHQRIHTRAQWFYEYGNALEGSTFVSRKKVNTIKKLHQCEDCEKIFRWRSHLIIHQRIHTGEKPYKCNDCGKAFNRSSRLTQHQKIHTG